From Caloenas nicobarica isolate bCalNic1 chromosome 18, bCalNic1.hap1, whole genome shotgun sequence, a single genomic window includes:
- the LOC135996300 gene encoding LOW QUALITY PROTEIN: fas-binding factor 1 homolog (The sequence of the model RefSeq protein was modified relative to this genomic sequence to represent the inferred CDS: substituted 1 base at 1 genomic stop codon), with translation MHFKENRKGDTDQEAGNKLAADTARQAAEKTERDMRAMSPIPGGCLLEPPSPSEEKWNGLFQVLLPAFTAIKIKEQPAWIQYSRVKKAADKKQTSEPERAEPKMQGQELKAKEEQLARDRQRLDEAWQELRLEKKVNGAALRVQQQEELTRSANELLAQKHAEGERALGEARRMESQFRDKLQVLQQQQEQLKQQEQTAQQRLSTAHQRRRHEXPREELPNHPVTPLTTAQDLGAPTDGLSSTLAFLPPTRTLPRHSPRDIGESLPVADNPVLSAQVQLLKFQAQWEDDYLEREKIFLESLKKARYNTSCLSASRPSFCPSPDHDFFEVTQLFLEILRKAPYCTSPLRASRPSSLLLTTIS, from the exons ATGCATTTCAAGGAGAATCGAAAAGGAGACACTGATCAGgaagctggaaataaattggcagctGATACTGCGAGACAAGCtgctgaaaagacagagagagatatGAGAGCGATGTCTCCGATCCCGGGTGGCTGTCTCCTCGAACCACCATCA CCTTCAGAAGAGAAGTGGAATGGGCTGTTCCAGGTATTGCTGCCGGCCTTTACTGCCATCAAGATTAAAGAGCAACCTGCCTGGATTCAGTATTCAAgagtgaagaaagcagcagataagAAACAGACGTCGGAGCCA GAGCGGGCAGAGCCGAagatgcagggccaggagctgaaagccaaggaggagcagctggcgagagacaggcagaggctggacgaggcctggcaggagctgaggctggagaagaaggtgaacggggccgcgctgcgtgtccagcagcaggaggagctgacgAGAAGCGCCAATGAG ctcttAGCCCAGAAGCACGCGGAGGGGGAGCGAGCCCTGGGGGAGGCACGCAGGATGGAATCCCAGTTCCGCGACaagctgcaggtcctgcagcagcagcaggagcaactgaagcagcaggagc agACCGCGCAGCAGCGGCTGAGCACGGCTCACCAGAGGAGACGGCATGAATAGCCCCGTGAGGAGCTGCCCAACCACCCTGTGACACCGCTGACCACAGCCCAGGACCTCGGTGCCCCGACCGATGGTCTCTCCAGCACCCTGGC CTTTCTGCCTCCCACTAGGACGCTCCCTCGGCACAGCCCGCGGGATATCGGGGAGTCCCTGCCCGTGGCCGACAACCCCGTGCTCAGTGCCCaggtgcagctgctgaagtTCCAGGCCCAGTGG gaGGATGATTACTTAGAAAGGGAGAAGATCTTCTTGGAGTCCCTCAAGAAAGCTCGATACAACACTTCATGTCTGTCAGCATCCCGTCCgtccttctgcccttctccGGACCACGATTTCTTTGAGGTTACGCAGTTATTTCTGGAGATCCTGAGGAAAGCGCCCTACTGCACTTCACCTCTGCGAGCATCCCGGCCgtcctccctgctcctgaccACCATTTCTTAG
- the LOC135996299 gene encoding LOW QUALITY PROTEIN: fas-binding factor 1 homolog (The sequence of the model RefSeq protein was modified relative to this genomic sequence to represent the inferred CDS: inserted 1 base in 1 codon) yields MESGFQGLGEARAAGSQPGGRQGDATRAKRSISGSIDDILEDLRGYDAQIWGESLDVLRAGAELSGIAGRGKRXGEGSGCPVGDGLPGTEDGAKPGGTCCCSPAFLGALWLKRRRKSPHPKQWAWVFLTLLPEAAAGSQHRTQGTERFKYRNPPISAPVRCSRGPQHQPPKGRAVLRHPQRSPCARPHPLAFQDKDDADWDFLGTSKPGSGPWKMPVKRGTESSSETTPEQSSRKELPPRQTPLRTVAPVQRRKTSTFEDVDDDNLLDAMGIGNGPKKEEELRPARSKLDELFGRGSVAKVLEKPGTGEHREFKLDKKLPKQPEEEKRWDKEELVFGAYKPSMGSRPAVQPATGQSVRYGAISGSEPNPELRSTPRRPGRRNPVQRRRGGDDWLGLEDDDFLDPDPLPASQLGAAEEAAAKPDPMDWLTAALARRKAEAQAEAQEKKAEPSEAQEKKAEPSETQEKKAEPSEAQEKKTKPLETQDTKAEPSEAQDTKAEPSETAGEGLAPRSPVSQLAASPAASECRAELLSAQARVAELESQVRMLEEERAHHKLLLESAQQQHREYLDLQKSSHRTSVTLLEENYGQRVEMLRQQNEQLVAQLRQQWQDTARDRAELLAQHRLDLEELREQHRLELQRLRELQRGSVQELRKKHEEQLQHVKWLKEQEMDVLTSTTSHTRSLDGIIEKMEKFSSDLQNMCKRDMEEERSRVQELVTNTEARLGEQTRLLEQERAELKMQGQELKAKEEQLARDRQRLDKAWQELRLEKEKVNGAALRVQQQEELMRSSKELLAQKHAEGERALGEARRMQREFWDKLQVLQQQQEQLKQQQEQLKQQQEQLKQQEWRLDQEKASLASTYSAQVELLKYQAEQEDKRLEEERNFLESLRKARYNTSRLSTTPPPSSSSVDDDIEYTRSFMKALRKASPPVQVVNLSSLLRPTIS; encoded by the exons GCGAGCAGCAGGGAGCCAgccgggggggcggcagggGGAC GCTACGCGAGCCAAGAGAAGCATAAGTG GCTCTATTGATGACATCCTTGAGGACCTGCGGGGATATGATG CCCAAATTTGGGGAGAGAGTCTGGATGTCctgagggctggggctgagctctcGGGCATCGCTGGCagggggaaaa caggagaggggagtggGTGTCCGGTGGGAGACGGGCTTCCAGGTACCGAGGATGGAGCAAAGCCCGGGGGcacatgctgctgcagcccagccttcctgggtGCGCTTTGGCTCAAGCGTCGTAGGAAGAGCCCTCACCCAAAGCAATGGGCTTGGGTGTTCCTGACGCTTCTCccggaggcagcagcaggatctcAGCACAGGACTCAGGGCACAGAGCGTTTCAAGTACCGAAATCCCCCCATCTCAGCCCCCGTGCGCTGCAGCCGtggcccccagcaccagcctcccaagggaagagcagtgctGAGGCATCCGCAGCGCTCGCCCTGTGCCCGTCCTCATCCTCTTGCTTTCCAGGACAAGGACGACGCGGACTGGGATTTCCTGGGGACATCGAAACCCGGTTCTGGGCCATGGAAGATGCCCGTGAAACGTGGCactgaaagcagctctgagacAACACcggaacagagcagcaggaaag AGCTACCCCCACGCCAGACGCCCCTGCGCACGGTGGCCCCGGTCCAGAGGAGGAAGACGTCGACGTTTGAAGATGTTGATGACGACAACCTGTTGGATGCGATGGGAATTGGCAATGGCCCAAAAAAAGA AGAGGAGCTCCGGCCAGCGCGCTCCAAGCTGGATGAGTTGTTCGGACGAGGCTCCGTGGCCAAAGTCCTGGAAAAGCCAGGTACGGGAGAGCATAGGGAGTTCAAACTGGATAAAAAGCTCCCAAAGCAGCCAG aggaggaaaagcgtTGGGACAAGGAGGAACTTGTCTTTGGAGCCTACAAGCCCTCGATGGGCTCCAGGCCCGCGGTCCAGCCGGCAACGGGGCAGTCGGTGAGGTACGGTGCT ATCAGCGGCAGCGAACCGAACCCAGAGCTCCGCTCCACACCTCGTCGTCCAGGCAGACGGAACCCCGTGCAGAGAAGAAGGGGCGGAGACGACTGGCTGGGCTTGGAGGATGACGATTTCCTGGACCCggacccgct ccccgccagccagctcggggctgcagaggaggcagcggctAAACCCGACCCGATGGACTGGCTGACGGCTGCCTTGGCTCGCAGGAAAGCCGAAGCACAGGCCGAG gcccaagagaaaaaggctgagccctcggaggcacaagagaaaaaggctgagccctCAGAGACCCAGGAGAAAAAGGCGGAACCCTCGGAGGCCCAAGAGAAAAAGACCAAGCCCTTGGAAACCCAAGACACAAAGGCCGAGCCCTCGGAGGCCCAAGACACAAAGGCCGAGCCCTCAGAGACCGCGGGCGAAGGGCTGGCTCCCCGCTCTCCCGTCAG ccagctggccgcctccccagcagcatcgGAGTgtcgggcagagctgctgagcgcCCAGGCCcgtgtggcagagctggagagccag GTGcggatgctggaggaggagcgggCGCATCACAAACTGTTGCTGGAGAgtgcgcagcagcagcaccgggagTACCTGGATCTCCAGAAGAGCAGCCACAG GACCTCAGTGACCCTACTGGAGGAGAACTACGGGCAGCGGGTGGAGATGCTGCGGCAGCAGAACGAGCAGCTGGTGGCTCAGCTGCGGCAGCAGTGGCAGGACACGGCGCGCGatcgggcagagctgctggcgcaGCACCGGCTGGacctggaggagctgcgggagcagcaccggctggagctgcagcggctgcgggagctgcagag GGGGTCTGTCCAGGAACTGCGCAAGAAACAcgaggagcagctccagcacgtgaaGTGGCTGAAAGAGCAAGAGATGGATGTGCTGACCAGCACCACTTCACACACCAG GTCTCTGGACGGCATCATtgagaagatggagaagttcTCCAGTGACCTGCAGAACATGTGCAAGAGGGACATGGAGGAGGAGCGGAGCCGTGTCCAGGAGCTGGTGACCAACACGGAGGCCAGGCTGGGCGAGCAGACtcggctgctggagcag gagcgggcagagctgaagatgcagggccaggagctgaaagccaaggaggagcagctggcgagagacaggcagaggctggataaggcctggcaggagctgaggctggagaaggagaaggtgaacggggccgcgctgcgtgtccagcagcaggaggagctgatgaGAAGCTCGAAAGAG ctcttGGCCCAGAAGCACGCGGAGGGGGAGCGAGCCCTGGGGGAGGCACGCAGGATGCAGCGCGAGTTCTGGGACaagctgcaggtcctgcagcagcagcaggagcagctgaagcagcagcaggagcagctgaagcagcagcaggaacagctgaagcagcaggagtggCGTCTGGACCAGGAAAAGGCCTCCTTAGCTTCCACGTACAGCGCCCAAGTGGAGCTGCTGAAGTACCAGGCCGAGCAG gaGGACAAACGCttagaggaggagagaaacttctTGGAGTCCCTCAGGAAAGCACGATACAACACTTCACGACTGTCAACAACCCCTccgccctcctcctcttccGTGGACGATGACATTGAGTATACGCGTTCATTTATGAAGGCCCTGAGGAAAGCATCTCCACCTGTGCAAGTAGTCAATCTGTCCTCCCTTCTCCGGCCTACCATTTCTtag